Proteins from one Mycobacterium sp. SMC-2 genomic window:
- a CDS encoding low molecular weight protein-tyrosine-phosphatase, which produces MAEKMFADQLQRRGLAEAVRVTSAGTGNWHVGECADHRATDVLRAHGYSTDHRAAQVDADHLAADLVVALGRNHLRMLRELGVDEERVRMLRSFDPRSGAHALDVEDPYYGDARDFEDVFAVIEASLPGLHAWVDDRLDRNGSG; this is translated from the coding sequence ATGGCCGAGAAGATGTTCGCCGACCAGCTCCAGCGCCGCGGCCTGGCCGAAGCGGTGCGGGTGACCAGCGCGGGCACCGGCAACTGGCATGTCGGCGAATGCGCCGACCACCGGGCGACCGACGTGCTGCGCGCCCACGGCTACTCCACCGACCACCGCGCCGCACAGGTCGACGCCGACCATCTCGCGGCCGACCTGGTGGTCGCCCTTGGCCGCAACCATCTTCGGATGCTGCGCGAGCTGGGCGTCGACGAGGAGCGGGTGCGCATGCTGCGGTCGTTCGATCCGCGTTCGGGTGCCCACGCCCTCGACGTCGAGGACCCTTACTACGGCGACGCGCGGGACTTCGAGGACGTCTTCGCCGTCATCGAGGCCTCGCTGCCCGGCCTGCACGCCTGGGTCGACGACCGACTCGACCGGAACGGATCCGGCTGA
- a CDS encoding SURF1 family protein, producing the protein MRRLAFLLRPGWIALALVVVAFTYLCFTVLAPWQLGKHNRTSRENRQIEYSLNTDPVPLKTLLPQQDSSAPDAQWRRVTATGHYLPDVQVLARLRVIEGKPAFEVLAPFVVDDGPTVLVDRGYVRPEQGSHVPTIPRPPQDTVAITARLRDSEPVDRDKGPFAEDGVQQVYSINTEQVSALTKVPLTGSYLQLTEDQPGGLGVIGVPHLDAGPFLSYGIQWISFGIVAPLGLGYFAYSEIRARRREKQRQSEAAAAAQAPQALQTVEAKLADRYGRRR; encoded by the coding sequence ATGCGCCGGCTGGCGTTTTTGCTGCGCCCGGGCTGGATCGCGCTGGCGCTGGTGGTCGTCGCCTTCACGTACCTGTGTTTCACGGTGCTGGCGCCCTGGCAGCTGGGCAAGCACAACCGGACGTCGCGGGAGAACCGCCAGATCGAATACTCCCTCAACACCGACCCGGTGCCGCTGAAAACGTTGCTGCCACAGCAGGATTCGTCGGCTCCGGACGCGCAGTGGCGCCGCGTGACGGCCACTGGGCACTACCTGCCCGACGTCCAGGTGCTGGCCCGGTTGCGGGTGATCGAGGGCAAGCCGGCATTCGAGGTGCTGGCACCGTTCGTCGTCGACGACGGGCCCACCGTCCTCGTCGACCGGGGCTACGTGCGGCCCGAGCAGGGCTCCCATGTCCCGACGATCCCCCGCCCGCCGCAAGACACCGTCGCGATCACCGCGCGGCTACGCGACTCGGAACCCGTCGACCGGGACAAGGGCCCCTTCGCCGAAGACGGTGTGCAGCAGGTGTATTCGATCAACACCGAGCAGGTCTCGGCGCTGACCAAGGTGCCACTGACCGGCTCCTATCTTCAGTTGACCGAAGACCAGCCCGGCGGGCTCGGCGTGATCGGCGTGCCGCACCTGGACGCCGGGCCGTTCCTGTCGTACGGGATCCAGTGGATTTCCTTCGGTATCGTCGCCCCACTCGGTTTGGGCTACTTCGCGTATTCGGAGATCCGCGCCCGCCGCCGGGAAAAGCAACGCCAATCCGAGGCAGCGGCGGCGGCACAGGCCCCACAGGCCCTGCAGACCGTGGAGGCCAAGCTCGCCGATCGCTACGGCCGCCGCAGGTAA
- a CDS encoding cobalamin biosynthesis protein, whose amino-acid sequence MLATRTRLAGVLAGYLADVALGDPTRGHPVAAFGRAASGLERVTYRDGRVAGVVHVGVLVGAVSLLGAALQRVAERGGPAWSIAATAAATWVSVGGTSLARTGTAMSELLERGDVEAARALLPSLCGRDPAWLDGAGLTRASLESVAENTSDAQVAPLLCAAVGGIPAVLAYRGINTLDSMIGYRSVRYARFGWAAAKLDDAANYVGARATAALVALFAPLVSGSPAGAVRAWRRDAARHPSPNAGVVEAAFAGALGVRLGGPTQYRHELQIRPTLGDGHEPTVADLRRAVALSRTVQAGAAVVAGLLCYLRRP is encoded by the coding sequence GTGTTGGCAACCCGGACCCGGCTTGCCGGCGTGCTGGCCGGCTACCTGGCCGACGTCGCGCTGGGCGACCCGACACGGGGACATCCCGTGGCGGCGTTCGGGCGGGCCGCCTCCGGGTTGGAGCGGGTGACCTACCGCGACGGCAGGGTCGCGGGGGTGGTGCACGTCGGCGTGCTGGTCGGGGCCGTCAGCCTGCTCGGCGCCGCGCTGCAACGGGTCGCCGAGCGCGGCGGCCCGGCCTGGTCGATCGCTGCCACCGCCGCGGCCACCTGGGTGTCGGTGGGCGGAACCTCGCTGGCGCGCACCGGCACGGCGATGTCGGAGTTGCTGGAACGCGGGGACGTCGAGGCCGCCCGTGCGCTGCTGCCGTCGCTGTGCGGGCGCGACCCTGCGTGGCTGGACGGCGCCGGCCTGACGCGCGCGTCGCTGGAATCGGTCGCGGAAAACACGTCCGACGCCCAGGTGGCGCCGCTGCTGTGCGCGGCCGTGGGCGGGATACCCGCGGTGCTGGCGTACCGCGGCATCAACACGTTGGACTCAATGATCGGCTATCGCTCGGTCCGCTATGCCCGATTCGGTTGGGCCGCAGCCAAATTGGACGATGCGGCCAACTACGTCGGCGCGCGGGCGACGGCGGCGCTGGTGGCGCTGTTCGCGCCCCTCGTCAGCGGGTCACCCGCGGGCGCGGTGCGGGCCTGGCGCCGTGATGCCGCCCGTCACCCCAGCCCCAACGCCGGCGTCGTCGAGGCGGCCTTCGCCGGGGCGCTGGGGGTGCGGCTCGGCGGCCCCACCCAGTACCGCCACGAGTTGCAGATCCGGCCCACGCTGGGCGACGGCCACGAGCCGACGGTGGCCGACCTGCGCCGCGCGGTGGCGCTGTCGCGGACGGTGCAAGCGGGCGCGGCCGTCGTGGCCGGGCTGCTCTGTTACCTGCGGCGGCCGTAG
- a CDS encoding oxygenase MpaB family protein — MASSATKRPATRVADLLNPAAMLLPAANVIMQLSLPGVGYGVLESPVDSGNVYKHPFKRARTTGTYLAVATIGTESDRALIRGAVDVAHRQVRSTSSSPVSYNAFDSKLQLWVAACLYRYFVDQHEFLHGPLDDAAADAVYLDAKRLATTLQVSEDMWPPDRAAFDEYWKRSLDELRIDAPVREHLRGVASLAFLPWPLRVLAGPFNLFATTGFLAPEFRAMMQLDWSDRRQRRFEWLLSALRLADLFLPHGIWLLGYQIYLWDMRFRARRGWRIV, encoded by the coding sequence ATGGCGTCGTCCGCAACGAAGCGGCCCGCGACCCGGGTTGCCGACCTGTTGAACCCGGCGGCGATGCTGTTGCCCGCCGCGAACGTGATCATGCAGTTGTCCTTGCCCGGCGTCGGGTATGGCGTGCTGGAAAGCCCGGTCGACAGCGGAAACGTCTACAAGCATCCGTTCAAGCGGGCCCGCACCACCGGCACCTACCTGGCGGTGGCCACCATCGGGACCGAGTCCGACCGCGCGTTGATCCGCGGCGCCGTGGACGTCGCGCACCGGCAGGTCCGGTCGACGTCCTCAAGCCCGGTGTCCTACAACGCCTTTGACTCCAAACTGCAGCTGTGGGTGGCCGCGTGCCTGTACCGCTATTTCGTCGACCAGCACGAGTTCCTGCACGGCCCGCTCGACGACGCGGCCGCCGACGCCGTCTATCTCGACGCCAAGCGGCTTGCCACCACGCTGCAGGTGTCCGAGGACATGTGGCCGCCGGACCGGGCGGCGTTCGACGAGTACTGGAAGCGCTCGCTCGACGAGCTGCGTATCGACGCTCCGGTGCGAGAGCACTTGCGCGGGGTGGCGTCGCTGGCGTTCCTGCCGTGGCCGTTGCGCGTTCTGGCCGGCCCGTTCAACCTGTTTGCGACGACGGGGTTCTTGGCTCCGGAGTTTCGGGCGATGATGCAGCTGGACTGGTCGGATCGCCGGCAGCGCCGGTTCGAGTGGCTGCTGTCGGCGCTGCGGCTGGCCGACCTCTTCCTACCGCACGGGATCTGGCTCCTCGGCTACCAGATTTACCTGTGGGACATGCGTTTTCGTGCACGACGGGGTTGGCGGATCGTCTAG
- a CDS encoding epoxide hydrolase family protein, which produces MEPFLIDVPDDVLEDLRSRLLRTRWPEAECVDDWSQGMPLAYTRDLAGYWADEYDWRSREAALNRFDQFVTEIDGLDIHFIHHRSPHDGAFPLLITHGWPGSIVEFHKVIEPLTNPVSGRAEDAFHVICPSLPGYGFSGKPTRTGWGVEKIAKAWETLILRLGYDRYGAQGGDWGAAVTTQIGRNGGRCAAIHLNMPIGRPTPESLKNPTETEQRALAALAEHRKWGTGYSKQQSTRPQTLGYGLVDSPVGQLAWIVEKFWAWADCDGHPENAFSRDELLDNVMVYWVTASGASSARLYWESFRVWGQMDRVELPTGIAAFPKELLKSPRSWCEPVYNITHWTDMPRGGHFAAFEQPELFVDDLRAFFATVR; this is translated from the coding sequence GTGGAACCGTTTCTGATCGACGTCCCCGACGACGTCCTGGAAGACCTGCGGTCGCGGCTGCTGCGCACCCGCTGGCCGGAAGCCGAATGCGTGGACGACTGGAGCCAGGGCATGCCGCTGGCCTACACCCGCGACCTGGCCGGCTATTGGGCTGACGAATACGACTGGCGCTCGCGCGAGGCCGCGCTCAACCGCTTCGACCAGTTCGTCACCGAGATCGACGGGCTGGACATCCATTTCATCCACCACCGGTCGCCGCACGACGGCGCGTTCCCGCTGCTGATCACCCACGGCTGGCCCGGCTCGATCGTGGAGTTCCACAAGGTGATCGAGCCGCTGACCAACCCGGTGTCCGGGCGCGCCGAGGACGCCTTCCACGTGATCTGCCCGTCGCTGCCGGGATATGGCTTCTCCGGCAAACCCACGCGCACGGGCTGGGGCGTGGAGAAGATCGCCAAGGCCTGGGAGACGTTGATACTGCGCCTGGGCTACGACCGCTACGGCGCGCAGGGCGGCGACTGGGGAGCCGCGGTGACCACGCAGATCGGCCGCAACGGGGGCCGCTGCGCGGCCATCCACCTCAACATGCCGATCGGGCGGCCCACGCCGGAGTCCCTGAAGAACCCGACGGAAACGGAGCAACGGGCGCTGGCCGCATTGGCCGAACACCGCAAGTGGGGCACCGGTTATTCCAAGCAGCAGTCCACCCGGCCGCAAACTCTTGGCTACGGGCTGGTGGATTCGCCGGTGGGGCAGCTGGCGTGGATCGTCGAGAAGTTCTGGGCGTGGGCCGATTGCGACGGGCATCCCGAGAATGCGTTCAGCCGGGACGAGCTGCTGGACAACGTGATGGTCTATTGGGTGACCGCCAGCGGCGCGTCCTCGGCCCGGTTGTACTGGGAAAGCTTCAGGGTATGGGGGCAGATGGACCGGGTCGAACTGCCCACCGGGATAGCCGCTTTCCCGAAGGAACTCTTGAAGTCACCGCGGTCGTGGTGCGAGCCGGTCTACAACATCACACATTGGACGGACATGCCGCGGGGAGGACACTTCGCCGCGTTCGAGCAGCCGGAGCTGTTCGTCGACGACCTCCGCGCGTTCTTCGCGACGGTGCGCTAG
- a CDS encoding adenosylcobinamide amidohydrolase, with amino-acid sequence MRPRLTARVEHTRSLPVLVWEFAEPRLCISSGPLGGGIGARDWLVNATVPLDYDRTDPDRHLTELGTALGLVGAGCGLLTAVDVTRHHLAADGGVHAAATVGLSSPAWAAAPDGHFRRESPYRVGTINVVVAVPVRLSQAALVNAVATATEAKAQALHETGIRATGTASDAIVVHCPTDGAAEAFGGPRSAFGARIARAVHAAVLAGARWWVSGPPEQRST; translated from the coding sequence ATGCGTCCCAGGCTGACCGCGCGGGTGGAACACACTCGGTCGCTCCCGGTCCTCGTCTGGGAATTCGCCGAGCCTCGACTGTGCATCTCCTCGGGCCCGCTTGGCGGCGGCATCGGTGCCCGGGACTGGTTGGTCAACGCAACGGTCCCACTTGATTACGACCGGACCGACCCGGACCGCCACCTGACCGAGCTCGGCACCGCGCTCGGGCTCGTCGGCGCCGGCTGCGGGCTGCTCACGGCGGTCGACGTGACGCGCCACCACCTGGCCGCCGACGGCGGCGTGCATGCCGCCGCCACCGTGGGGCTCTCCAGCCCGGCCTGGGCGGCCGCGCCCGACGGGCACTTCCGCCGCGAGTCGCCGTACCGCGTCGGGACGATCAACGTCGTCGTCGCGGTGCCGGTGCGGCTGTCGCAGGCCGCCCTGGTCAACGCCGTGGCCACCGCGACGGAGGCGAAGGCACAGGCGTTGCACGAGACCGGGATACGGGCCACCGGAACCGCCTCGGATGCGATCGTCGTGCACTGTCCGACGGACGGGGCCGCGGAGGCATTCGGCGGGCCGCGCTCGGCGTTCGGCGCCCGGATCGCACGGGCGGTGCACGCTGCCGTGCTCGCCGGCGCCCGGTGGTGGGTCTCAGGGCCGCCCGAGCAACGATCCACCTAA
- a CDS encoding peroxiredoxin, which yields MLPVGATAPDFTLRDQNQQRVTLSAYRGAKNVLLVFFPLAFTGICQGELDQVRDHLPDYENDDSATLAISVGPPPTHRIWSLESGFTFPVLSDFWPHGEVSQAYGVFNSEAGYPNRGTFVVDRSGVIRFAECKQPGESRNQRLWIDALGALRG from the coding sequence ATGCTGCCCGTTGGCGCCACCGCCCCGGATTTCACACTGCGTGACCAGAATCAACAGCGCGTCACCCTGAGCGCCTACCGCGGCGCCAAGAACGTCCTGTTGGTGTTCTTCCCGCTGGCCTTCACCGGCATCTGCCAGGGCGAGCTGGACCAGGTGCGCGATCACCTGCCCGACTACGAGAACGACGACAGCGCCACGCTGGCCATCTCGGTGGGACCACCGCCCACGCACCGGATCTGGTCGCTGGAAAGCGGGTTCACCTTCCCGGTGCTGTCGGATTTCTGGCCGCACGGCGAGGTCAGCCAGGCCTACGGCGTGTTCAACTCCGAGGCCGGCTACCCCAATCGCGGCACCTTCGTCGTCGACCGGTCCGGCGTGATCCGGTTCGCGGAGTGCAAACAGCCCGGTGAATCCCGCAATCAGCGGTTGTGGATCGACGCGCTGGGGGCTTTGCGGGGCTGA
- a CDS encoding DUF3052 domain-containing protein: MVAADHAPSYARKLGIQRDQVVQEWGWDEDADDDIRADVEEACGGELLDEDTDEVVDVVLLWWRDGDGDLVDTLMDAIGPLAEDGVIWVLTPKTGKPGHVLPAEIAEAAPTAGLMPTSSVNLGDWSASRLVQPKSRTGKR, encoded by the coding sequence GTGGTCGCGGCGGATCACGCCCCGAGCTACGCTCGCAAATTGGGCATCCAACGAGACCAAGTTGTCCAGGAATGGGGCTGGGACGAGGACGCCGACGACGACATCCGCGCTGACGTCGAGGAAGCCTGCGGCGGTGAGCTACTCGACGAGGACACTGACGAGGTGGTCGACGTCGTGCTGCTGTGGTGGCGCGACGGCGACGGCGACCTGGTGGACACCCTGATGGACGCGATCGGCCCGCTGGCCGAGGACGGCGTGATCTGGGTGCTGACGCCCAAAACCGGCAAGCCCGGCCACGTCCTGCCGGCCGAGATCGCCGAGGCGGCCCCCACCGCAGGCCTGATGCCGACGTCGTCGGTCAACTTGGGTGACTGGAGCGCCAGCCGGCTGGTGCAGCCGAAGTCCCGAACCGGGAAGCGTTGA
- the aceE gene encoding pyruvate dehydrogenase (acetyl-transferring), homodimeric type has translation MTTEFARHDLAKTPSSPSEPDRVRVIREGVASYLPDIDPEETSEWLESFDELLERSGPSRARYLMLRLLERAGEQRVAIPALTSTDYVNTIPTELEPWFPGDEDVERRFRAWIRWNAAIMVHRAQRPGVGVGGHISTYASSAALYEVGFNHFFRGKSHPGGGDQIFIQGHASPGIYARAFLEGRLSADQLDGFRQEHSHPGGGLPSYPHPRLMPDFWEFPTVSMGLGPLNAIYQARFNHYLHDRGIKDTSDQHVWCFLGDGEMDEPESRGMAHVGALEGLDNLTFVINCNLQRLDGPVRGNGKIIQELESFFRGAGWNVIKVVWGREWDALLHADRDGALVNLMNTTPDGDYQTYKANDGAYVRDHFFGRDPRTKALVANMTDAEIWNLKRGGHDYRKVYAAYRAAVDHKGQPTVILAKTIKGYSLGGHFQGRNATHQMKKLALEDLKYFRDAMRIPISDAQLEEDPYLPPYYHPGPDAPEIRYLLDRRRTLGGFLPERRTKAKALALPGRDTYAALKKGSGNQEVATTMATVRTFKEVLRHKEVGPRIVPIIPDEARTFGMDSWFPSLKIYNRLGQLYTAVDADLMLAYKESETGHILHEGISEAGAAASFIAAGTSYATHNEPMIPIYIFYSMFGFQRTGDLLWAASDQMARGFLLGATAGRTTLTGEGLQHADGHSLLLAATNPAVVSYDPAFAYEIAYIVESGLARMFGENPENVYFYITIYNEPYKQPPEPENFDPEGVLRGIYRYRAATEQRANTAQILASGVAMPDALRAAEMLAAEWDVAADVWSVTSWGELNRDGIAVERAKLRHPDRPAGTAYVTQALANAAGPVIAVSDWMRAVPEQIRPWVPGTFVTLGTDGFGFSDTRPAARRYFNTDAESQVVAVLEALARDGEIDPSVPVAAARQYRIDDVQAAPGQSSDAGTAT, from the coding sequence TTGACAACCGAGTTCGCGCGCCACGATCTGGCCAAAACCCCTAGCAGCCCAAGCGAACCCGACCGCGTCCGGGTGATCCGCGAAGGCGTGGCGTCGTACCTGCCCGACATCGACCCCGAAGAGACGTCGGAGTGGCTGGAGTCCTTCGACGAACTCCTGGAGCGCTCCGGGCCGTCGCGGGCGCGGTACCTGATGCTGCGGCTGCTCGAACGCGCCGGCGAGCAGCGGGTGGCCATCCCGGCGCTGACGTCGACCGACTACGTCAACACCATTCCGACCGAACTCGAGCCCTGGTTCCCCGGCGACGAGGACGTCGAGCGGCGCTTCCGTGCGTGGATCCGGTGGAACGCCGCGATCATGGTGCACCGCGCCCAGCGCCCGGGAGTGGGTGTGGGCGGCCACATTTCGACGTACGCGTCGTCTGCGGCGTTGTATGAGGTCGGCTTCAACCACTTCTTCCGGGGCAAGTCGCACCCCGGTGGCGGCGACCAGATTTTCATCCAGGGCCACGCGTCCCCGGGGATCTATGCGCGCGCCTTCCTCGAAGGCCGGCTCAGCGCGGACCAGCTCGACGGCTTCCGCCAGGAGCACAGCCACCCCGGCGGCGGGCTGCCGTCCTACCCGCACCCGCGGCTGATGCCCGACTTCTGGGAGTTCCCCACCGTGTCGATGGGCCTGGGCCCGCTCAACGCCATCTACCAGGCGCGGTTCAACCATTACCTGCACGACCGGGGCATCAAGGACACCTCCGACCAGCACGTGTGGTGCTTCTTGGGCGACGGCGAAATGGACGAACCGGAAAGCCGCGGCATGGCGCACGTCGGAGCGCTCGAGGGCCTGGACAACCTGACCTTCGTGATCAACTGCAACCTGCAGCGCCTCGACGGCCCGGTGCGTGGCAACGGCAAGATCATCCAGGAGCTGGAGTCGTTCTTCCGGGGCGCGGGCTGGAACGTCATCAAGGTGGTCTGGGGCCGCGAATGGGATGCCCTGTTGCACGCCGACCGTGACGGCGCGCTGGTGAACCTGATGAACACCACGCCCGACGGTGACTACCAGACGTATAAGGCCAATGACGGCGCCTACGTGCGCGACCACTTCTTCGGCCGCGACCCCCGCACCAAGGCGCTGGTGGCGAACATGACCGACGCCGAGATCTGGAATCTCAAGCGTGGCGGTCACGACTACCGGAAGGTGTATGCCGCCTACCGGGCCGCCGTCGACCACAAGGGCCAGCCGACGGTGATTCTGGCCAAGACCATCAAGGGCTACTCGCTGGGCGGGCACTTTCAGGGCCGCAACGCCACGCACCAGATGAAAAAGCTTGCGCTGGAAGACCTCAAGTACTTCCGGGACGCCATGCGGATCCCGATCAGCGACGCCCAGCTGGAAGAGGACCCCTACCTCCCGCCCTATTACCACCCCGGCCCGGACGCGCCGGAGATCCGGTACCTGCTCGACCGCCGCCGCACCCTCGGCGGATTTCTGCCCGAGCGCCGGACCAAGGCCAAGGCGCTGGCGCTTCCCGGCCGCGACACCTACGCCGCGCTGAAGAAGGGGTCGGGCAACCAGGAGGTCGCCACCACCATGGCGACGGTGCGCACCTTCAAGGAAGTGTTGCGGCACAAGGAGGTTGGTCCGCGCATAGTCCCGATCATTCCCGACGAGGCGCGCACGTTCGGCATGGACTCGTGGTTCCCGTCGCTGAAGATCTACAACCGCCTCGGCCAGCTGTACACGGCGGTGGACGCCGACCTAATGCTGGCCTACAAGGAGAGCGAAACCGGGCACATCTTGCACGAGGGCATCAGCGAGGCCGGGGCGGCGGCCTCGTTCATCGCGGCCGGCACGTCGTATGCGACGCACAACGAGCCGATGATCCCGATCTACATCTTCTATTCGATGTTCGGGTTCCAGCGCACCGGCGACCTGCTGTGGGCCGCCTCCGATCAGATGGCGCGCGGCTTCCTGCTCGGGGCGACCGCGGGCCGCACCACGCTAACTGGCGAGGGCCTGCAGCACGCCGACGGCCACTCGCTGCTGCTGGCCGCGACCAATCCGGCCGTGGTGTCCTACGACCCGGCGTTTGCCTACGAGATCGCCTACATCGTGGAAAGCGGGCTGGCCCGCATGTTCGGCGAGAACCCGGAGAACGTGTACTTCTACATCACCATCTACAACGAGCCCTACAAGCAGCCACCGGAGCCCGAAAACTTCGATCCCGAGGGCGTACTGCGGGGCATCTACCGGTACCGCGCGGCCACCGAACAGCGCGCCAACACCGCGCAGATCCTGGCCTCCGGGGTCGCGATGCCGGACGCGCTGAGGGCGGCCGAGATGCTGGCCGCCGAGTGGGACGTCGCAGCCGACGTGTGGTCGGTGACCAGCTGGGGTGAGCTGAACCGCGACGGCATCGCCGTGGAGAGGGCCAAGTTGCGTCACCCGGATCGGCCCGCCGGCACCGCCTACGTAACCCAGGCGCTGGCGAACGCCGCCGGCCCGGTGATCGCCGTGTCGGACTGGATGCGGGCCGTCCCCGAGCAGATCCGGCCGTGGGTGCCCGGCACCTTCGTCACCCTGGGCACCGACGGCTTCGGGTTCTCCGACACCCGGCCCGCCGCGCGGCGCTACTTCAACACCGACGCCGAATCGCAGGTGGTCGCGGTGCTGGAGGCGTTGGCGCGCGACGGTGAGATCGACCCCTCGGTGCCGGTCGCGGCCGCGCGCCAGTACCGGATCGACGACGTGCAGGCCGCGCCGGGCCAGTCGTCCGACGCGGGTACGGCCACCTGA
- a CDS encoding CdaR family transcriptional regulator: MNDNPFAGPFAKQPRSPLELLNTVPDSVLRRLKQYSGRLATEAVSVMQERLPFFADLEASQRASVALVVQTAINNFVEWMQDPHSNVSYTAQAFELVPQDLARRIALRHSVDMVRVTMEFFEEVLPLVARSEEQLTALTVGVLKYSRDLAFTAASAYANAAEARGTWDSRMEASVVDAVVRGDTGPELLSRAAALNWDTTAPATVVVGAPAPGRDGTTGPGDDQRASQHVRDVAAQHGRAALTDVHGTWLVAIVSGQLSPTDKFLGDLLQAFSDGPVVIGPTAPMLTAAYHSASEAISGMNAVGGWRGAPRPVLARELLPERALMGDASAIVALHTDVMGPLAAAGPTLIETLDAYLDCGGAIEACARKLFVHPNTVRYRLKRITDFTGRDPTQPRDAYVLRVAATVGQLNYPTAPASVGTNALPPVPLPVRAAIGDHSEP, encoded by the coding sequence GTGAATGACAACCCCTTCGCCGGGCCATTCGCCAAGCAGCCCCGGTCCCCGCTCGAACTGCTGAACACGGTGCCGGATTCCGTGCTGCGCCGGCTGAAGCAGTACTCCGGCCGGCTGGCCACCGAAGCGGTCTCGGTCATGCAGGAGCGGTTGCCCTTCTTCGCCGACCTGGAGGCGTCGCAGCGGGCCAGCGTGGCGCTGGTGGTGCAGACGGCCATCAACAACTTCGTCGAGTGGATGCAGGACCCGCACAGCAACGTCAGCTACACCGCCCAGGCCTTCGAGCTGGTGCCCCAGGACCTGGCCCGCCGAATCGCGTTGCGGCACAGCGTCGACATGGTGCGCGTCACTATGGAGTTCTTCGAAGAGGTGCTGCCGCTGGTGGCCCGCTCCGAGGAGCAGCTGACGGCCCTGACGGTGGGCGTCTTGAAGTACAGCCGCGACCTGGCGTTCACCGCCGCGTCGGCCTACGCGAACGCGGCCGAGGCGCGCGGCACCTGGGACAGCCGGATGGAGGCCAGCGTCGTCGACGCGGTGGTCCGCGGGGACACCGGCCCCGAGTTGTTGTCCCGGGCCGCGGCGCTCAACTGGGACACCACCGCCCCGGCGACGGTCGTGGTCGGCGCCCCCGCCCCCGGCCGGGACGGGACGACCGGGCCGGGCGACGACCAGCGGGCCAGTCAGCACGTCCGCGACGTCGCCGCCCAGCACGGCCGCGCGGCCCTCACCGACGTGCACGGCACCTGGCTGGTCGCCATCGTGTCGGGCCAACTGTCACCTACCGACAAATTCCTCGGCGACCTGTTGCAAGCCTTCTCCGACGGCCCGGTGGTCATCGGGCCCACCGCGCCCATGCTGACCGCGGCCTATCACAGCGCGAGCGAGGCGATTTCGGGGATGAACGCCGTCGGCGGCTGGCGTGGGGCGCCCCGGCCCGTGCTGGCGCGGGAACTCCTGCCCGAACGCGCCCTGATGGGGGACGCGTCGGCGATCGTGGCCTTGCACACCGACGTCATGGGCCCGTTGGCCGCCGCGGGGCCCACCCTCATCGAGACTCTTGACGCTTACTTAGATTGTGGCGGCGCGATTGAAGCTTGTGCCAGAAAGTTGTTCGTTCATCCAAACACGGTGCGTTACCGGCTCAAGCGGATCACCGACTTCACCGGACGCGATCCCACCCAGCCCCGCGACGCATATGTGCTGCGAGTGGCGGCGACCGTCGGCCAGCTCAACTACCCGACCGCTCCCGCTAGCGTCGGCACCAACGCGCTGCCCCCGGTTCCGCTGCCGGTCAGGGCGGCTATCGGCGATCACTCCGAGCCATAG
- a CDS encoding ACP S-malonyltransferase: protein MIALLAPGQGSQTEGMLAPWLDLPGAADQLDLWSKASGLDLVRLGTTASTEEITDTAVTQPLVVAATLLAHQELTKRGLLADQDLIVAGHSVGEIAAYAIAGVMAADDAVALAATRGAEMAKACAIEPTGMSAVLGGDEAEVLTRLEQLDLFPANRNAAGQIVAAGPLTALEKLAEDPPAKARVRALGVAGAFHTKYMAPALDRYAAAAAAVETSEPTATLLSNRDGQPVASAAAAMDALVAQLTQPVRWDLCTATMRDREITAAVEFPPAGTLTGIAKRELRGVTTRAVKAPADLDALAEL from the coding sequence GTGATCGCATTGCTTGCGCCCGGACAGGGCTCGCAGACCGAGGGGATGCTGGCGCCGTGGCTCGACCTGCCGGGCGCCGCAGACCAGCTCGACCTGTGGTCGAAGGCCAGCGGCCTCGACCTCGTCCGGCTGGGCACCACCGCGTCGACCGAGGAGATCACCGACACCGCGGTCACTCAGCCCCTGGTCGTCGCCGCCACCCTGCTGGCCCACCAGGAGCTCACCAAGCGCGGCCTGCTGGCCGACCAGGACCTCATCGTGGCCGGGCACTCCGTCGGCGAGATCGCGGCCTACGCGATCGCCGGTGTGATGGCCGCCGATGACGCCGTGGCGCTGGCCGCCACCCGGGGCGCCGAAATGGCCAAGGCGTGCGCCATCGAGCCGACCGGCATGTCCGCGGTGCTCGGCGGTGACGAGGCCGAGGTGCTGACCCGTCTCGAGCAGCTCGACCTGTTCCCCGCCAACCGCAACGCCGCCGGCCAGATCGTCGCCGCCGGCCCGCTGACGGCGCTGGAGAAGCTGGCCGAGGACCCGCCGGCCAAGGCCCGGGTCCGCGCGCTCGGCGTGGCCGGCGCGTTCCACACCAAGTACATGGCTCCGGCCCTCGACCGCTACGCCGCCGCGGCGGCCGCCGTCGAGACCTCCGAGCCCACCGCGACGCTGCTGTCGAACCGCGACGGACAGCCCGTCGCCTCCGCGGCCGCGGCGATGGACGCGCTGGTCGCCCAGCTGACCCAGCCGGTGCGCTGGGACCTGTGCACGGCGACCATGCGTGACCGGGAGATCACGGCGGCCGTGGAGTTCCCCCCCGCGGGCACTCTGAC